The genomic region GTTGCGGAAGGGGGGCGACATCACCCGCCGCGCGGCATGGTCCCAGTCGGGGTGGAAGTATTCGCTTTCATCCAGCGTCAGGTGCTGGATCAAGGGTTCGCCCCAGACCCGCTTGCCCTGCTGCCGCGCGCGGCGGATCGCCTCATGTGCGTCCTCGCAACTGACATGCACCACGTAGAGCGGCACCCCCGCCATATCGGCAATCATGATCGCGCGGTTGGTCGCCTCACCCTCCACCTGCGGCGGGCGGGAATAGGCGTGGCCTTCCGGCCCGGTATTCCCTTCGGCGATCAGCTTGGCCGTCAGCTCCGCCACCACATCGCCGTTTTCGGCATGGACCATGGCCAGCCCGCCAAGTTCACCGATCCGGCGGAAGCTGGCGAACAGCTCATCGTCATTGACCATCAAGGCACCCTTGTAGGCCATGAAGTGCTTGAAACTGGTCATGCCCGCGCCCATCGCCTCGGCAATCCCGTCCCAGACCTTCTCGCCCCACCAGGTCACCGCCATGTGGTAGGAATAGTCGCAATTCGCCCGACCGGACTTGTTGTGCCACATCTGGGCCGCGTCCATGAGGCCCTGCCCCTGCCCCGGCAGCACGAAGTCAACGACCATCGTGGTCCCACCACTTAGCGCCGCCCGCGTCCCGCTTTCAAAATCATCGGCCGAGTAGGTGCCCATGAAAGGCATCTCCAGATGCGTATGCGGATCAATCCCGCCGGGCATGACATAGCAGCCCGTGGCATCCAGCTCCGCCCCGCCCTTGAGGCCCTGCCCGATGTCGGTGATCACCCCGTTCTCGATGCGGACGTCAGCCTTGTAGGTGAGGTCGGCAGTGACGACGGTGCCGTTCTTGATGATGGTGGTCATGTGCGGCTCCTCAAGGAAAAGGGATTACCCGTCCCGGGCTTGACCCGGGACCTCTTGTCGCTTCCAGCACTGGACTTGGAAAGTCGCGCTAGACTGGAATGTGTGCGGTCACATCCTGCCAGTTCGGATTGTGCTCGGCGATCAACGCATTCTTCCAAGCGCGCGGCCAGCGCTTGATGGCGCGCTCGCGTTGCAGGCTTTCCGCAAAGTCCTCGTGACACTCGAACCAGACCAGCGTGCGGATCCTGTACTTGGCCGTATGCACTGAAGCCCCGGCGCGATGTGCTTCTACCCGCGCAGCGAGGTTGCCCGTGCGCCCGATGTAGATTGCTCCGCAGTGGCGGGAGGCCATGATGTAGACGAATTGCACCATGAGCGCAGATTGCTGTGCCACGGTTAACTGAAGGTAAACCTCGCCCCGGACTTGATCCGGGGCCTCTACCAGCAAGCGGCACCCCCCGTAGAAAACGGAGGTCCCGGGTCAAGCCCGGGACGGGTATACCCTGGAACCTCACCCCACCACCTCCGCCACTTCCAACACGGCGTGCAACAGCACATCCGTCCCCGCCGCCGCCCATTCTGGCGAAATCTCCTCCGCCTCATTGTGGCTCAGCCCCCCCACACAGGGGCACATCACCATCACCGTGGGGGCAACGCGGTTGATCCAGCAGGCGTCGTGGCCGGCGCCGCTGACGATGTCCATGTGGGAATAGCCCAGCTTTTCAGCGGATTGCCGGACGGTCTTCACAAGGCCCGGGTCGAAGGTGACGGGGTCGAAGTGCCCCACATCCTCAATCTCACAGCCCAGCCCCAATTCCTTCGCCACCGCATGGGCCGCCCGCATCACCTCAGCCTTCATCGCGTCCAGCTTGGCCTGCTCAGGCGACCGGATGTCGACCGTGAATACAACCTTGCCCGGTATCACGTTGCGGCTGTTGGGAAAAACCTTCACCTGCCCCACCGCACCCACGGCGTTTGGTTGGTGGCTCATCGCGATCTGGTGGACCCGCTCGGTGATCCGCGCCATCCCGAGGCCCGCGTTCACCCGCATGTTCATGGGCGTCGATCCGGTGTGGGCGTCCTTGCCCGTCAGCGTGATCTCCAGCCACCACAACCCCTGGCCGTGGGTGACAACGCCAATCGACTTGCCCTCGGCCTCCAGAATGGGCCCCTGCTCGATGTGCAACTCCAGCATCGCGTGCATCTTCCGCGCGCCGACCTTTTCCTCACCAACCCAGCCAATCCGCGCCAACTCCTCGCCAAAGACCTTGCCGTCGAGGTCGCGGCGCGACTTGGCATACTCCTCGGTATGAAGACCGGCAAAGACACCCGAGGCCAGCATGGCAGGCGCGAACCGCGCGCCCTCCTCATTTGTCCAATTCGTCACGACGATGGGATGTTTGGTTTTCACCCCCATGTCGTTCATCGTCCGCACCACCTCCAGCGCGCCAAGGACGCCAAGGACGCCGTCATACTTGCCCCCGGTCGGCTGGGTATCAAGATGGCTGCCCATGTAGACCGGCAAGGCGGCGGGGTCCGTGCCACCGCGCGTGGCAAACATGTTGCCCATGGTATCGACACCCATGGTCATGCCAGCCGCCTTGCACCAGCCCGCGAACAGGTGCCGGCCTTCACTATCCGCATCCGTCAGGGTCTGGCGATTGTTGCCGCCCGCCACGCCGGGGCCGATCTTCGCCATCTCCATCAGGCTGTCCCACAGCCGTTCGGAATTGATCCGCAGGTTGTCCCCCGAAGCTGTGGCGGTTGCTGACATCTGACGCTCCCCGTTGCGGTAGGGCCATGCTGCCCCTTGCCGCGACTCATTTCCTGACCGTATGGTCAAGGTGAAGCGCACCACAACCTGACCAACCGGTCAACGAAAATATGGGAAGTGCATGAGCGGCGATGCCCAGATTTCACGCCTGAAGCCGGGCAAGCGCACAGATATCCGGCGCGAGAACGAACGGACCATTCTTGACGCCGCCGAGAAGGTCTTTGCCGAGGCTGGATTCGGTGGCGCGACGATGCAGCTGATCGCGGATATGGCGGGGCTGCCAAAGGCGAACCTGCACTACTACTTTGCCACCAAGGAGGATCTCTACCGCAAGGTCGTGCAGCAGATCTTCGAAATCTGGCTGGATGCGGCGATGATCTTCGACGATGCCCCCGGTCCGGTCGAAGGGATTGGCGGCTATATCGACGCCAAGATGGACATCTCACGCACCCATCCGCACGGGTCCAAGGTCTGGGCGTCCGAGGTGATGCACGGCGCGCCAGTGATCCAGGACTATCTGGAAACCACCCTGCGCGACTGGACCGAAGGCCGGATCAAGGCAATCCAGCGCTGGATCGACGAAGGCAAGATGGCACCGGTCAACCCCCGGCACCTGCTTTACATGCTGTGGGCCACGACCCAGCATTACGCCGATTTCGGCCACCAGATCCAGACACTGAACGGTGGAAAGGCGCTGTCCGACCGGCAATGGAACGAGGCCAAGGCCAGCGTCAAGGACATGGTCCTGCGCGGGATCGGAGCGAAATAGGGATATGAGATGAACAGTGCCGATCTTGAAACCGAAGCCGCCACGCTGGTTCTGCCGGGCTTTGACGAAACCACAGCCCTGCGGTTGGGCCGGATCCTGACCGACCTTGCCTTGGCCGAAGCCCTGCCGGTGGTGATTGACATCCGTACCCCCGACCGGACGCTGTTCCACGCGGGCCTGCCCGGTTCGGCCCCGCTGAACGACCTTTGGGCCCGGCGCAAATCAAACACCGCGCTGCGATTCCACGAAGCCTCGCTTCTGGTCGGCACGAAGCACCGCGAGAAGGGCGAGACGCTGGCGAAACACGGGCTGGATCTGGCAGACTATGCCGACCACGGCGGCGCGGTCCCGATCCGAGTCGCCGGTGTTGGCGTGGTTGCCGTAGCCACCGTCTCGGGTCTGCCGCAGGTCGAGGATCACCGGCTGGTCGTCCGGGGGATCAGGGCGCTGATGGCGGGGTAAAGGGCAAATCTTTTCGAAAAGATTTGCAAAATCCTTCGAAGGATTTTGGCCCTAACGCCGACCGGCAGGCTCTTTCAACTCCACCTCGACAAAGCACATCGCAGCGGTCCCGCCGTTGACGACGTTATGCTCCACCCCCTCACTGCGCCGGTAAGCCGTCCCGGCCGGAACCAGCACCTTGCGGCTGCCACCGTCCGGTTCCTCCAGCAGCATGTGGCAGTCGGTGATCGCGGTGATGACATAGTCATGCCCGTGCCGATGCCAACCGGTCTCAGCGCCCGGGGCAAAGTCGAAGCGGGTGACGCGCACACGGTCATCATCGACCAGCGTTGTGGCGGAACAGGCGGGGCGCATCAGTCCAGCGACTTCAGCACATCGCCCAAGGTCCCGATCAACTCGTCAATCTGGGGCTTGGAGATGATCAACGGCGGGCTCATCGCAATGATGTCGCCCGTGGTGCGGATCAGGATGCCCTTCTCATAGGCCTTGAGGAAGGCACTGAAGGCGCGCTTCGTCGGCTCCCCCGCAATCGGCTCCAGTTCCACGGCACCGATCAGGCCCATGTTGCGGATGTCGATGACATGCGGGTGGTCGCGCAGTGAATGGATCGCCTCTTGCCAATAGGGCTCCAGCTCCCGCGCCCGGTCAAACAGGCCCTCTTCCTTGTAGACCTCCAGCGTTGCCACGCCGCAAGCGGCGGCAATCGGGTTGCCGCTGTAGGTGTAGCCGTGGAAAAGCTCGATCATGTGTTCGGGGCCCTGCATGAAGGCATCATGCACGGCGGCCGTGGTCAGAACCGCGCCCATCGGGATGACGCCATTCGTCAGGCCCTTGGCAGTGGTCATCATGTCCGGCAATACGTCAAAATGCTGGGCCGCAAAGGCCGACCCAAGGCGGCCAAAGCCGGTGATGACCTCGTCAAAGATCAGCAGGATGCCATGTTTCTTCGTGATCGCCCGCAGCTTTTCCAGATAACCTTTCGGCGGCATCAGCACGCCGGTTGACCCTGCCATCGGCTCAACAATCACCGCGGCAATCGTCTCCGCACCGTGCAAGGCCACGATCCGCTCCAGATCATCGGCAAGGTTGGCGCCATGTTCCGGCTGGCCCTTGGTGAAGGCGTTCAACTGCGGCAGATGCGTGTGCGGCAGGTGATCGACCCCCGCCAGAAGCGTGCCAAAGAACTTGCGGTTGTTGACGATCCCGCCGACCGAGATGCCGCCGAAGTTCACCCCGTGATAGCCCCGTTCCCGCCCGATCAGGCGGGTGCGCGTCCCCTCACCCCTTGCACGGTGATAAGCAATCGCCAATTTCAACGCCGTTTCAACACTTTCCGAACCGGAGTTCGTGTAGAACACATGCTCAATGCCCTTGGGCGCGATGTCGATGATCCGGTTTGCCAGCTCAAACGCAATCGGAT from Tabrizicola piscis harbors:
- a CDS encoding Zn-dependent hydrolase, whose product is MSATATASGDNLRINSERLWDSLMEMAKIGPGVAGGNNRQTLTDADSEGRHLFAGWCKAAGMTMGVDTMGNMFATRGGTDPAALPVYMGSHLDTQPTGGKYDGVLGVLGALEVVRTMNDMGVKTKHPIVVTNWTNEEGARFAPAMLASGVFAGLHTEEYAKSRRDLDGKVFGEELARIGWVGEEKVGARKMHAMLELHIEQGPILEAEGKSIGVVTHGQGLWWLEITLTGKDAHTGSTPMNMRVNAGLGMARITERVHQIAMSHQPNAVGAVGQVKVFPNSRNVIPGKVVFTVDIRSPEQAKLDAMKAEVMRAAHAVAKELGLGCEIEDVGHFDPVTFDPGLVKTVRQSAEKLGYSHMDIVSGAGHDACWINRVAPTVMVMCPCVGGLSHNEAEEISPEWAAAGTDVLLHAVLEVAEVVG
- a CDS encoding cupin domain-containing protein, with translation MRPACSATTLVDDDRVRVTRFDFAPGAETGWHRHGHDYVITAITDCHMLLEEPDGGSRKVLVPAGTAYRRSEGVEHNVVNGGTAAMCFVEVELKEPAGRR
- a CDS encoding heme-degrading domain-containing protein, whose product is MNSADLETEAATLVLPGFDETTALRLGRILTDLALAEALPVVIDIRTPDRTLFHAGLPGSAPLNDLWARRKSNTALRFHEASLLVGTKHREKGETLAKHGLDLADYADHGGAVPIRVAGVGVVAVATVSGLPQVEDHRLVVRGIRALMAG
- a CDS encoding GIY-YIG nuclease family protein produces the protein MLVEAPDQVRGEVYLQLTVAQQSALMVQFVYIMASRHCGAIYIGRTGNLAARVEAHRAGASVHTAKYRIRTLVWFECHEDFAESLQRERAIKRWPRAWKNALIAEHNPNWQDVTAHIPV
- a CDS encoding aspartate aminotransferase family protein; translation: MALDRNAPNDLNAFWMPFTANRQFKKNPRMFVAAKDMHYTTSDGRQVLDGTAGLWCCNAGHCRPKIVEAIQKQAAELDYAPAFQMGHPIAFELANRIIDIAPKGIEHVFYTNSGSESVETALKLAIAYHRARGEGTRTRLIGRERGYHGVNFGGISVGGIVNNRKFFGTLLAGVDHLPHTHLPQLNAFTKGQPEHGANLADDLERIVALHGAETIAAVIVEPMAGSTGVLMPPKGYLEKLRAITKKHGILLIFDEVITGFGRLGSAFAAQHFDVLPDMMTTAKGLTNGVIPMGAVLTTAAVHDAFMQGPEHMIELFHGYTYSGNPIAAACGVATLEVYKEEGLFDRARELEPYWQEAIHSLRDHPHVIDIRNMGLIGAVELEPIAGEPTKRAFSAFLKAYEKGILIRTTGDIIAMSPPLIISKPQIDELIGTLGDVLKSLD
- a CDS encoding TetR/AcrR family transcriptional regulator, which gives rise to MSGDAQISRLKPGKRTDIRRENERTILDAAEKVFAEAGFGGATMQLIADMAGLPKANLHYYFATKEDLYRKVVQQIFEIWLDAAMIFDDAPGPVEGIGGYIDAKMDISRTHPHGSKVWASEVMHGAPVIQDYLETTLRDWTEGRIKAIQRWIDEGKMAPVNPRHLLYMLWATTQHYADFGHQIQTLNGGKALSDRQWNEAKASVKDMVLRGIGAK
- the hydA gene encoding dihydropyrimidinase, with amino-acid sequence MTTIIKNGTVVTADLTYKADVRIENGVITDIGQGLKGGAELDATGCYVMPGGIDPHTHLEMPFMGTYSADDFESGTRAALSGGTTMVVDFVLPGQGQGLMDAAQMWHNKSGRANCDYSYHMAVTWWGEKVWDGIAEAMGAGMTSFKHFMAYKGALMVNDDELFASFRRIGELGGLAMVHAENGDVVAELTAKLIAEGNTGPEGHAYSRPPQVEGEATNRAIMIADMAGVPLYVVHVSCEDAHEAIRRARQQGKRVWGEPLIQHLTLDESEYFHPDWDHAARRVMSPPFRNKQHQDSLWAGLMSGSLSVVATDHCAFTTEQKRFGLGNFAKIPNGTGGLEDRMPMLWTHGVATGRLTMNEFVAVTSTNIAKILNCYPKKGAVLVGADADLVVWDPEKEKTITAGKQQSSIDYNVFEGKTVKGLPRFTLTRGMVAIHDGEVKTQEGHGKFFAREPRPAINKALTQWKDLTAPRPVVRTGVPATGV